In the Silene latifolia isolate original U9 population chromosome 1, ASM4854445v1, whole genome shotgun sequence genome, aattataattaaatgagttTACATACCGATGCCTTTGGTTGGTGATCGACTTGTTGTGGTTTGTGATCCATATTTTGATCAAATTTTTGAGGAGGTGGCATGCCGCCAACTGCAGTTCCATTGATTTTCTTTTGATCCCTTGCTTTGTTGAAAATTACTGTAAAGCCCTCTGCTGAAGCTGGATTATTTACATCCCATTCTCCAAACTTTGGCAAGGGTCTACCTCTTCCATTAGCTGCCTGCtgctttttcaaaaaaaaaaaattattcgaaAATATTAGATCTCGCTTTCAATTTGTTGCGTAGTTAAGATTTAAAGTTAAAAGTGATTCGATTAAAGTATAAATTAGAAATTTGAGGCGTAAATGGTGAATATCTTAGTACACACCATTAAAAAAATGAGgacaaattaaaaaatatataatGTTGTCATATAAGGTTTGAATAATTATGGAGACAAACACGCCTATCAACCAATTGCGTAGTTAAGATTCAAAGTTTTAAGTTATGGGATTAAAGCATAGAGTAAAAGTTTGAAAAGACATCGATATTGTCAACAGTGGACACCCCGGATGATAACATGAAAAAATGAGGAGACATATTAATAACATAGTCGACATAAGAAAAGACATAATgttatactccctcatattcactattttcttccctatttccttaaacggattattcaggttttcttcccctttcttattttggaaacttttactcttattttattcatccctttctcttattaccaaaccccacccaacttttactcttattttattcattcctctctcctatcaccaaacctcaCCTAACTCATAATTTCTTATTTAatttctaattattcattcatctctcgAATTCACAAACCCAACCATcttcctttattcattctttaatcatctcctaaaatcttgtgcccacatcaaagggaaagaaaaccccgaataggagggagtataatattgaaTAATTTTGAAGATAAAACACGTTTATAACTAAGTTAAAGATAACCGTATGGAAATTATGGATGCAACAATCCGCCCTATATATGAGATCAAGGATCAAGTATtgtaaatttgaacaaaaatttATGTAAAACAATATTGTTACAATTTACGTTAGTTACTTAGTTTGAGTGTTATAAATACCGTTGTCCATTATATATTCTTCCTTAAGAATTTTAATAATCGAAAAAGTTAATGGAAAATAACAAAAAATATACGGCATTCAAGTTAATGGCTAATAACATGTTCCCTTAGAAAAACCGTTTGAATTATTAAGAAATGTGACGTACCGATGCCATCTATGATGATCGCAGGAAGCAATGAACAACTAGGCAAGAAATTAAACAAAATTATTGAAGATCAAATGGAGAAACAGTTTATTAAAAGGATTAAAATATgtctaaataaaaaataaaagagaagagtAACAAGTGCTCCTATATATGAAAATTAGAGGGAAGTAAAGGGTAAATGATAAAAATAAGAGCGAGTCATTAGGTAAAGCACATCTAATAATAAATAGCTTAACCGTAATTAtctcttatgtttttttttttactttctttATTTTGCTTTTTACCGGCTCTAATTTAATCCAGTAAAATTGCCTAACAATATAAACAACTTTAAATgtttctgatggggcatattctgtgcccgctgaccaagtcaacatattgaacgaggtcaaagatatccacaaagaagaaTGACTTAGACATCCCGGTAGATCAGACCTTTCGGCTGCCGCCAcaggtctcggcatggcaacctaccgGTAAATGGGCacctacccgcgtactcatatccaagaaccctcggcatggagtcaaccaggctcgtcggctgccataggtccctcggccgagggtagatcgatcttttcACCCGCCTTtgtgccacttggcccacttggccactacgtgacaaaaggtgaaagtctataaatactcctcaatcctcattgaggaagggatccagaatctaacctaggaaccccttaaattggtattatctctctcatctctctacaatacacgtcatcaagcaacatactacttaatcacaataagttcactgacttgagcgtcggagtgagtacgcttggcacaaagccaagccctcagtttgctcgttGTTGCAGGAGAAAGCCGAGGAGAGcaatcaaggctagaagaggcattattcgacaaagctagcgtggtaaacaaacttgattcggaattcatacccggaacaattggcgccgtctgtgggaaggagatactagaagctagtcattcccaaaaaaaaaaaaaaaaaaaaacccacccaacaagctaagaggatgtcaaaagaacaagaggtgttcgtGAATCAAAGAGCCCCTCCACCCTAAGATACCGTCCACAGTTCAGGTTGTGCGGCCCTCCACCACCAAAGGATAATTCAaccgagttcgggatgccaataatgccgaTACGCCCGCCCGCCGACCAGTCACCGTCATGGGGCGTGTGGTTGATGCGGCAAAAGCCGACGACTCCCCCGGACCTAATTGTCGGCGcgcggctcacactgtcacaccgacaagagcggcgggacccgtccggaggctagggcccaaaaggtgactccgagaaactcgaacgaagcactaagagaggctgagcctaccaagacgccgggggagcccagagtgtcggtggtagaactaagcccttcccgcactcgcggaaggacgaTGTCGCCGCGACGCCCACGAGGCATGCCCCGGACGAGcgaaaggagtccgactcaccgagtcggagagaaggagtccgactcacccgagtcgaagaaggagtccgactcaccagagtcggagaagaagcccttcccgccacggggagaggggccggactagggatgcgaggagccgatcgccgcgtgtcattagacACGTGGTCGGTCGGAACAACCCCTCGGTGCCTACGTCCTAGAGACCCCAGTGCCGCCAAAGCTAAAGCTACCGtctatatcatacaaaggagagggcgacccaaccgatcatgccgaggctttcgaatctcacatgtcggtatgggagcaacccgacgaggtccgtgccgagttttcccaacgaccttggttgGAATGGCGCAAAGGCGGTACAAGGGATcgcccgatgggtcggtatactcctattccgacctaagagacgcgtttTTGGCCCAAAGATCTACCAATAAAAGGagagccgtcgagacatcggatctcccgaCCATCGAGCGAGAGGGAGGCGAGtcactccgaagctatgtgaagaggttcgatgccgtGGTTCGGCCAGACAGGGAGCCGAACAAATGAActagcggccttcgcactgatgaagggcctccccaGAGGGGACttgaaaaacgagctcatcaagtgcggtggcctgagccttgagtccgccaggaaattggccgaccaagccattaaggtcgaagactatcacaaaatatggATAGGCCACGGCGAGGCCGGCACTCGAAAGAAAGAGTCACCGGGAGGATAAGCCGGATGaagggcgccgtgacaataataggtcgcggACCGACAGGCCCGCCAGGGAAGCGAGAACCCGGCGGACGGGGGGAGTTCGGTCCGTACTACCATAAGAAGTACAAAGATCACACCCCCGGTCGTATCGGCCGCAGAGGTCTTCTCCCGAGCGAAACGAGGGgcgagaagtgggaaaggcccccaaacctagggggacggtgacacgagccatgtctttgcgagtaccacggccacaccggtcacttaaccaacgatcaccggcatttgaagaatgccattgaagagctgatccggaaggggagcctcggcaaatatgttgccggaggtcAAAAGACTAACACCGGCGGCTCAGATAAaaagtccgtctttgaacggatagggacaattcatgttgtcatcggggaaacgagaacggcggaTCGCTCGCGGACACAAACGGCACTGAACGGACCGTATCGGGCGTCAACTTCGTGCCCACTACAATGCCCGCGCTTCCAACATCCCgaacataactattgggaaggaggactacgaaggaatcatcgccccacatagcgacccactcgtagtccacttagacatagctAACCACCCGGTCATGAGATGCCCGATTGACACGGGtgcttacacgaacatcatgttcgggagtgctttacGGGGCTCGGCCTGAAAATTGCGGACCTTAGCCCATGCACCAACCCATTGTACGGCTTCTCCGGCAGGCTTGGTCCCCCTGGGGTCTATCAAgttaccggtgatgttcggccaatctgacgcggccaagaatgtgatgtccgagttcgtggtcatcgacggctcatccgcatACAACGTGCTCATCGGCCGTGTCACCCTGAGTGAGGTcgatgctgtaatgtccatccgggccctgacactgatgtatatctcggaccgcggggaggttcataaactcgtctcaaagaacgaaaaagacgaggtggtcaacgtccaaatatcggccagaggatgcaacatgcaatccttcaaagtggcaaagaaagaggaaaaagggaagaacccatccttaagacaggaggacgaaccgatgagcaccaaccacgTCGCCATGGTCGAAGGGGTTGAGACCGAACAGATAGAGATTGATCCAGGGCGCACCGTGATCGCTTCGGTGTCGGCCCGGAACCAAAATTCGGGCCGATCTCCTGAGACCTGCCGAGAAGGAACAAGGACGTCTTTGCGTACTCGGCCCACCGAGATGCCAGGTGTAAGCCGAGAAgtcatcgttcacaagctgaacgtactccccgcCGCTCGCCCGTGAAGCGGAGgatgagaaactcctcggccgagaaggaagatgccatcaaggccgaggttgataagttgttagatgcaggctttatcatcccttgtacataccctgaatggctagctaatgttgtaatggttaaaaagtcatcaggagggtggaggatgtgtgttgattttacgcaacttaataaagcatgcccgaaagattgctaccccttgcctcggatagatagtttaatagacgcaacggcaggctacacaatCTTGAGCACCGCTCGACGCCTTTTCGGGGataccatcggtattcatggcgagaggaagacatgcctaaatgcgcattcatcaccatacacggcacctacatgtacaagatgatgccgtttggtttgaaaaacgccggcgcgacttacacaagactggtggacaaagtgttccagaatcaaaaagggcgaaacattgaggcttacgtcgacgatgctattgtcaaaagcaagtccgacggcgagcacctagccgatttacacgagacattttgttcactaaggaaatacaagatgaagcttaaccctacAAAGTGCAACTTCGAACCGGCCGGcaaattcctcggcgtgcttgttagcgcctggggaattgatgccaatccgagagaaagtccaagcaattctagactgccggagccaaggaatcgcaaagaggttatgatatcgaccgggaggatggcggcccttgcccgttttatctctcggtcagccgacaagagcaccccattcttcaaagtgctaaaagggaataaagacttctctgggggaggaacagagcacggctttcaaacaaccGAAGGCCCATCGCAAACTCTCCCCGACCCGTCCCGCACCGACGCCTGGGAAACGCTATATCTATATTTAGCAAGAACCTCGGCCGCGGTCGATCGTAATCGtcgagaagaaaacaagcaagcAGCGACCCAATATACTTTATCGCCATACACTGTTGCCGCCGAGAGAAactacccgctgattgaaaaagcagcctttgccgtggttgttgccgcaaggaagttgaaaccctacttcgacgcacatcccatgacggtcttaaccgaccagccgtgGAGAAAAcactggaaaaattcgaacaatcagcagacttatcaaatgggcaaatggagctatccggcttcggcattcaatacaaaccaaggccttcgataaaaggGCAAAGGCCGCGCAGACTTcttggccgagtgcacgtatcaggaagaatcgtgtcccggcatgtgggaggtatataccgatggatcctccacaacgaacggctcgagccgcatccttatcatcagcccaaacggggacgagttcgagtacgctttgaagtttaccttctcgacctcaaacaacgaatccgaatatgaggcggtgataaccggagttgagttaGCCGAGAGCCGCGcgtaacacatcattttgaaaacagacctctcttggtgactaaccaatacgaaggagagtactggctcgggacgatgggatggtaagatacctggaaaaggtaaaagccgagacctcaaaattgaagtcattcaaaatgcgacacatacccagtgtccgagaacaaccgggccgacgctctctcaaagctggcgattcaaccataaagaatatcaccaaccgtctttggtggacatcgagAACGCTAAAAGCATTGACGAAACCATCGGCATGGTGTGCGACGTGGAAACCGAGACaacatggatgactccgataaaggggtataaactgtcaaatgaattaccggaggaccgcaacctctcacaaaagataaagaggatcgcaaagaaggtacttggtgtttgaaggagagttaTATAGGAGGTCCGCGACAAGGCCACTCCTAAGATGTGTCGGTCCAGTAGATGCGAGAGCTAATCTTGTGAAaatacacgaaggcatctgtgggcatcacatggggcaagaacactagcccacaaagctctccgagccggctacttcggcccaccatgcttgaggattccgaaAACAAAACCGGAAAATGCAACAAGCGTCGGATgcacgctccggtgatacacgcaccttcccgagacctccGCAACCGGTGCTTAATCCCCTTCCCTTTGCACAATGgggaatggatctactagggccatttccaacggcatccggaggaagaaagttcctaatcgtcgccgtcgactacttcaccaaatgggttgaggcgtGGCGTGCTCACGAAAATCTGCGGCGGcgtaagaaaggtgatctgggaaaatgtcataactcgttttgggttaccccaagtcatggtgttcgaccatggccgagaattttggagtgacacaataatgagctggttggaagaactcggcatcaaatttgcatactcctccgtctcgcCACCCCCGAGCAACGGACAAAGGAGGGCGACCCCCataaaacgatcctcaacggcttgaagaagacagttgaagacctcaagggaagatgggccg is a window encoding:
- the LOC141646298 gene encoding protein NOI4-like isoform X1, whose amino-acid sequence is MASQQAANGRGRPLPKFGEWDVNNPASAEGFTVIFNKARDQKKINGTAVGGMPPPQKFDQNMDHKPQQVDHQPKASKKWLCCIYAA
- the LOC141646298 gene encoding protein NOI4-like isoform X2, whose protein sequence is MASQAANGRGRPLPKFGEWDVNNPASAEGFTVIFNKARDQKKINGTAVGGMPPPQKFDQNMDHKPQQVDHQPKASKKWLCCIYAA